The Salvelinus sp. IW2-2015 linkage group LG32, ASM291031v2, whole genome shotgun sequence genome includes the window TGTGGTAAGATTTCTCTCAGGTGTGTATTCTCTTGTGCGAAACCAGGGTTCCTGAATTagtgaatctcttcccacattcatcacagctgtaaggcttctctcctgtgtgtgtccgctGGTGTGARTGCAGACTGCTCCTTTTACTGAAACTCTtgtcacactgatcacagctgtgAGGTTTCTCTCCGGTGTGAATCCTCCTGTGGTACGTCAAAACCCCYGCCTGAGTGAATCTCTTTCCYCAGTCGGTGCATATGAATGGTTTCTCTCCCGTGTGTGTCATCTGGTGGTACTTCAGATGCTGTGGGGAGCTGAAGCTGCGCTCACAGAGGYTGCAGTGGTAGGGTGTCCCACTGTGTATGCGCTGAACGTGGCATCTCAGGTCCATTGAACACTTGAAGCTCTTGCTGCACTCGGAGCAGTAgtgaggtttctctcctgtgtgtctctgctgGTGTCCAGTCAGTTGACCCTTAGTGGTAAAACTCTTCTTGCAATCAaaacagtggtaaggcttctctcctgtgtgtgttaactgaTGTGTTTTTAAGGTGCCTGAGAgaataaaactcttcccacagtcagagcaggggtgaggtttctctcctgtgtgtgtcagcTGGTGTCTAGTAAGGTGARCCTTCAAAGTGTAACTCTTGTCACACTCTGAGCAGCTGTAcggcctctctcctgtgtggactCTCTGGTGAATCTTTAAGGAATCAGATCTAGAAAAACTGAGTCCACACTCTGTGCAGCAGTATGGCTTCTTTTTGGAGTGAGTTTGCTGGTGAGATTGCAAGTCACCTGACGTGACAAAACTcatcccacactgatcacagtggtgcggcttctctcctgtgtgcctTCTCTTGTGAACTTTCAAGGCGCTGGCCTgggcaaaactcttcccacagtcagggAAAGGGCATTGGTatggcctctctcctgtgtgtcttcGCTGGTGAATTCGCAAGGTTGCCATTGTGGCAAAGTTGTTSTCGCAGTCTGAGCAAGAATACGGTTTCTCTCCCTTGTGAAGACGCTCGTGTTCTTTGAGAGACTGTTGCCAAAGGAAGCTCTTATCACAGTGgaagcagtggtaaggcttctctccagtgtgtataaGCTGYTGATTCTTCAATGCGKCTGGCGTTGTGCAGCTCGACTCACACTGAGAGCAGTYGTACATCTTCTTCTCTGAATGTGTGAACTTATGTGCCTTTAAAGAGCCAAMTCTTGYAAAGSTCTTCTTGCAGTCAGAGCAMTGATAAGYTTTCTCTCCTGTGTGTARTKTTCMGTGTMTCCCAAGACTGGRTCTYTGTGCAAACTTCTGCCCACATTCAGAGCACTCgtatggtttctctccagtgtgaatccGCATGTGTCCTTCCAGTGCCCTGGCAGAYGAGAGACTAGCACCGCACTGGGAGCAGCAGTGAGGTTTCTCTTCTGTGTGTCTGACCTCGTGTTCTTTCAGAGATCTGTTGTTAGTGAAACTCAGCTCGCACTTAGAGCAGTGGTATGGCTTTTCTCCCGTGTGAATATGCATGTGAATTTTCAGGTGATCTGACCGTCCAAAACTCCTCTGGCAAACATTGCAGCTGTGTGGTTCACCGGCTGTGACATTCGCTGCGTGTTTGTACAGGCTGAATTAGTGCAAAGCTCAATTTACAGTGGAGCAGTGTGAAGGGCTGTCCAGGTGGTTCGCTTATGCTGCTCCGGAGAATGAGATGATCCTAGCTTCTGCCACACTCTGGACATTGGTAGCCtttctctccagtgtgcactTTGTTATGTCGCAAAGTCCAGTCTTAACAGCAAACCCTCTTCCCACACTTCAGTACATGGTGGGCTTCTCTCCAGTATGTCTTAGCCTGGTGACGTCTTAAAGAAACACATAAAcgcttttcccacagtcagcgCTATTGGTaagtttctcccctgtgtgaatccTCTGATGTATTCTGATAACTTAGCCGAGGAAAAGCTCCCCCACTGCTCACAGtggtaaggcttttctcctgtgtgttattagtttgtgTGTCAGACAGTGCTGAAGCCTTgttgaaactcttcccacactcagAGCATGGAACTGGTCTCTCTCCCATGTGAGTCCGCTGGCTTAAAGCCGGATGTAGCAAATCTCTTCCCGCAGTCAGAGCAACAGGGGTTCGCCCGTTGTTTTTCTCCTGTATCCGTAAACCACTGGAGTCTTTAAATCTCTGCCCACATTCTGACGCACTGGTACCGGTTTCTCCAAGGTGAATCCGCATGTGTCCTTCTAGTGCACTGGCCAGTGCAGAGGCTGCGCGCCACACTGGGCAGCAGCAGTGAGGTTTCTCTCCAGTATGAATTCTCTTGGTGTCCTCTAAGGTTTACTTTAGAGGtgtaactcttcccacagtcagagcagcagtgagattTCTTCCTtgtgggtctctgctggtgtttcttgaggtgttctgatctggagagacttttctctgcctcctcagcATCATGATGTTTAGCCTCCCAAGTTGACAAGCCCCTTCTACTGAGAGAGTGACGGTTAGGACTGCCCCCTGTGAAGCAAAAGGCAGACAGTTATGGTTCCTTCATATCGAAGACAGATTTAGGcccagcttttcacactcttgtaACCGAATTTAAGCATTCAAATCTTCAATGTAAAATCTTATTAAATCTTCAAATTGTCAATGCATCCAAGGGTGAGGGAGTGCTTGTAATgataaattaaatctagaattggcttcctacttcgcaacaaagactccttcactttgtcaccaaagccccttataccacccaccactacgacctgtatgctctagtcggctggccctcgctacatattcgtcgccagacccactggctccaggtcatctataagtctttgctaggtaaagctccgccttagctCACTAGTcatcatagcaacacccacccgtagcacgcgctccaggaggtatatctcactggtcatccccaaagccaatacctcctttggccgcctttccttccagttctctgctgccagtgactggaacgaattgcaaaaatcgctgaagctggagtcttatatttccctcactaactttaaacatcagctatctgagcagctaaccgattgctgcagctgtacatagcccatctgtaaatagcccacccaatctacctacctcatccccatattgtttttatttacttttctgctcttttgcacaccagtatttctacttgcacatcaccatctgctcatcaatcactccagtgtcaatttgctaaattgtaattacttcgctactatggcctatttattgccttaccttctcacgccatttgcacactgtaaatatacctttttttctattgtgttattgactgtacacttgtttattccatgtgtaactctgtgttgttgtatgtgtcgcactgctttgctttatcttggccaggtcgcagttgtaaatgagaacttgttctcaactagcctacctggttaaactatcattatgacatcatggccaCCCTGGTTAAACtattcattatgacatcatggccaccctggttaaactatcattatgacatcatggccctacctggttaaactatcattatgacatcatggcaacctggttaaataaaggtgaattctTTTTTAAATCTACGTCTTTAAACAGATTGTATTTAGTGGTAATTAATGACATTCAGGGAGTGTaccaaaatacatttatataacAGCATGAACCCACTTAGCTCTGGTGTTTTCCTGCAGTCGACCAGCAGCACAGACAGCCTCTTCAGACCCAGCAGTAAGGTGTTACCGGGAGAGGTACGACCCGGGGTTAccgggaggggaaggggggaagagggttggagggagagagaggacgggacAGATGTTTCCTGTTAACCCAAAAAGAGAGTAGGAGTGTTGTCATATTGGTACAAAACAATAATGATCTAAAATAAGTCTTCAACTATTAAACCTTGGTCCAGAGAACGGTTCCTCGGAGTTGTTCCTGATGTCCTATTATAGTCTAGTGTTGCATTACGGGAACTGTGTCTCCATGTATAGCTCTTACACCCCGAGGACTTGAGAAGGGCACAaacaacaacctctgcatcatcaTCATAGTTGCTTTGAGAAGGTGTTAACCCATGTCAGTAATTTAAAACACTAAAATTATTCCAATCCCGTTTAAAAAGGCAAATATTAAAGGACCCCCTCCTACAGAGGAAGTTGATGAGGTTAGCTGAAATATTAAAGGACCCCTCCTCCAGAGGAAGTTGATGAGGTTACCTGAAATATTAAAGGACCCCTCCTCCAGAGGAAGTTGCAGCCACTATTTCTACCTAATTCCTGTCCTAGTGCAGAAATGCTAGTTTAGTTCCAACCAATGAAAACCGACTAATAATTGATTAAAATCGGGGGTGCACTTCTCCACCTTCCTCTGTGTGTACAGCCATTATAGTTTCTGGCACAGCCCACAACTCTGCGATTTGTAACCAACAAGCCAGGAGGAGGAcccttcactctcctcctccctcttctgcaACAGAATGGAATGATCAAGGATGAGTACAGAGTTTAGTGGTAATACTGCAGTAATACCAGCTAACCTACTCCATGGACCAATAAAGCTAGCCAGCCAGGTAACTATTCACAACTGTGGATAATTGGTTCCAAAGATGTTTCAAGCATAATAGTACCTGtaactattacatttacatttaagtcatttagcagacgctcttatccagagcgacttacaaattggaaagttcatacatattcatcctggtcccccccgtggggaatgaacccacaaccctgacgttgcaagcgccatgctttaccaactgagccacacgggactatgctatgctatgctggCTAGCTACCATTGACCTGTTTTTCTGATAGCCTAATTATCTGTAGGTTAGGTAGTTAGTAGCTAGCTCCAAATGTGGCTAGCTTGTAACTAAAATAAGAGCTGGAACGACCTAGCAGTAATGTTTACAAGTGTCCCCACTAGCTGGCTACTAGACGACCGacaaattcagaaagtattcagaccccttgaattttccacattttgttacgttacagccttattcaaaaattgacgaaattaaaatgttttcctcatctacacacaataccccataatgacaaagcaaaaactgtttttttagaaatgtttgcaaaagtataattttttttaaacaaataccttataagtatacagaccctttgttatgagactcgaaattgagctcaagagcatcttgtttccatcgatcatccctgagatgtttctacaacttgattagagtccacttttggtaaattcaattgactggacatgatttggaattgcacacacctgtctatatataaaaggtcccacagttgacagtgcatgtcagagcaaaaaccaagccacgaggtcaaaggaattgtccgtagagttccctCGGGCCTGGAGGGAAGTAAACGTCATTCCGATACCTGAGAATAGTAAAGCATCcattactggctcaaacagccgaccaatcagcctgctaccaacccttagtaaactcctggattattatttgtttgaccagatacaatgccatTTCACAGAAAACAAATTCACAactgactttcagcacgcttacaGGGaggggcactcaacatgtacagcacttacacaagTGACTGAAACAAATTGACGATAAGAAGCTTGTGGGAGCTGTTatattagacttcagtgcagcttttgccATTATCAATCAATCTGCTGCTGGGAAAAGCCTGTTAAGGATCGAGAgttctgtctaacagaacacagagtgttctttaatggaagcctccccaacataatccaggtagaattcGGAATTCCCCAAGGCAGTTGTCTAGGCCCCTTCGTTTTTTcagtctttactaatgacctgccactggctccgagtaaagcctgtgtgtctatgtatgctgatgactcaacactactcACGTCCGCTACCAACGGGAATTGAAATCGCCGCTACACTtaaaagagctgcagtcagttttaaATTGGGTGGCAAGTAATAAAGTAgtactaaatatttaaaaaactaaaagtaaTGTATTTCagacaaatcattccctaaatgTTAAACTCTAAACCaattattgtaatgaataatgtgtaaCTTAATcatgttgaggagactaaactgttAGAAGTAACCCATGATTGTAAACTGTTagggtcaaaacatattgatacaacaacagctaagatggggagaggtctgtccataataaagcgctgctctgccttaacaacgcaatcaacaaggcaggtcctacgggccctagttttgttgcatcTGGACtgctgtccagtcatgtggtcaggtgccacaaagaggaacttaggaaaattacaattgactcagaacagagcagcacggctggcccttaaatgtacacagtgagctaacattaatgatatgcatgtcaatctctcctggctcaaagtagaggagagatgcatcactgcttgtatttgtgagaggtgttgacaagctgaactactggcacacagctcggatacccatgcataccccacaagacatgccacaagaggtctcttcacagtccccaagtccagaacagactatgtgaGGAGCAAAGTACTACATAGAGGCATGAAGTAACTCAGCAGGAGAACcagattttaaaaacattaaaaatacaacttatggaacagcggggactgtgaagagacacacacatgacaacatacgcactatatacacacacaagtacacaggGATTTATTTGGGTTGTAGATTTGTAGAATAGTAGCGGCCAGAGGGAACACAATGTGAAATCTGCTGTGAAATGttatgtaatgtttttatttttgttaaaagctttggcagcaactaatggggatccatactAAATACAAACCAGACTAATTATAAtatactacagtaggtctatcCATTCAGGCtaattatagtatactacagtaggtcTGTCCATTCAGACTAATTATAATATACTACAGTAGgtctttatgaattatgaagcctttatgtgttTTCATTACATATTTGCTTAAAAATTCAGTAAAGTggtttgtttactacatgattccatatgtgttatttcatagtttataaccagaCTGTCCAACAAATACAATTCCTATGTCAAGTCGCGTTTACAAcgattatacattttattttatttaaatgttatgaagagaagagagatgaaaaacATTGATTCTGATATTCTGCGACCAAATTAACTTAACTGTAGGCCGCAGCAAAACCTTGGATTTTCTTAAACGAGCTACCG containing:
- the LOC111956667 gene encoding zinc finger protein 658B-like, with the protein product MHIHTGEKPYHCSKCELSFTNNRSLKEHEVRHTEEKPHCCSQCGASLSSARALEGHMRIHTGEKPYECSECGQKFAQRXSLGXHXXLHTGEKXYXCSDCKKXFXRXGSLKAHKFTHSEKKMYBCSQCESSCTTPXALKNQQLIHTGEKPYHCFHCDKSFLWQQSLKEHERLHKGEKPYSCSDCXNNFATMATLRIHQRRHTGERPYQCPFPDCGKSFAQASALKVHKRRHTGEKPHHCDQCGMSFVTSGDLQSHQQTHSKKKPYCCTECGLSFSRSDSLKIHQRVHTGERPYSCSECDKSYTLKXHLTRHQLTHTGEKPHPCSDCGKSFILSGTLKTHQLTHTGEKPYHCFDCKKSFTTKGQLTGHQQRHTGEKPHYCSECSKSFKCSMDLRCHVQRIHSGTPYHCXLCERSFSSPQHLKYHQMTHTGEKPFICTDXGKRFTQAGVLTYHRRIHTGEKPHSCDQCDKSFSKRSSLHSHQRTHTGEKPYSCDECGKRFTNSGTLVSHKRIHT